A window of the Oscillospiraceae bacterium NTUH-002-81 genome harbors these coding sequences:
- a CDS encoding helix-turn-helix transcriptional regulator has product MKTRISVQERLKDLRVERGLNLEELAQETGISKSALGSYENDNDEYKEINHGSLLKLADFYKVSVDYLLGLTNNRKYENTPIEELHLSDEVVELLKSERFNNRLLCEIISHEKFKELLADAEIYVDGMATMRFHDMNISLAAVRAMILEAHPEAVADRAIKVLEAGQVEEEDFFCHVTHKTWDVILHDIRKAHENDSESAPDTTPADELIREVQKAMQSPGDRVQQFTEIFCKAFRLKYKRLSQEEQSLLKKLFKKSPLIKQSGMNFRRRPWK; this is encoded by the coding sequence ATGAAAACCCGCATTTCCGTACAGGAGCGCCTGAAAGATTTACGGGTGGAACGGGGCTTAAATCTGGAAGAACTGGCGCAGGAAACCGGCATTTCAAAATCAGCCCTCGGCAGCTATGAAAACGACAACGATGAATACAAGGAAATCAATCACGGCAGCCTGTTGAAGCTGGCAGACTTCTATAAAGTGTCCGTTGACTATCTGCTCGGCCTTACCAACAACCGGAAATATGAAAACACGCCGATAGAAGAACTGCATTTGAGTGATGAAGTCGTGGAACTGCTGAAAAGTGAACGCTTCAACAACCGGCTGCTGTGTGAGATTATTTCCCATGAAAAATTCAAGGAACTGCTGGCAGACGCAGAAATCTATGTGGACGGAATGGCAACCATGCGTTTCCATGACATGAACATCTCGCTGGCTGCTGTGCGGGCTATGATACTGGAAGCACATCCCGAAGCGGTGGCAGACCGGGCAATCAAAGTATTGGAAGCCGGTCAGGTAGAGGAAGAAGATTTCTTCTGCCATGTGACGCACAAAACATGGGACGTCATTCTTCACGACATACGCAAGGCACACGAAAATGACAGCGAAAGTGCGCCAGATACCACGCCCGCCGATGAACTGATACGGGAAGTGCAAAAAGCCATGCAATCGCCGGGGGACAGGGTTCAGCAATTCACGGAGATATTCTGCAAGGCGTTCCGGCTCAAATATAAGCGGCTCTCACAAGAAGAACAGAGCCTTTTGAAGAAGCTGTTCAAGAAATCTCCGCTGATAAAACAGTCTGGTATGAACTTCCGGCGCAGGCCGTGGAAATGA
- a CDS encoding XRE family transcriptional regulator codes for MTEPDELPYKKRNYRLSERSKRIILVIVSAAALVAGCVCLICDYFTSDSLSWSLIAAASIIAAWLMILPSLISRTKIVLKTLVTVSAIPIPLLAILSLLLNKSVIFTLGICITLITIAAIWIIYWIFRKCAKNLWRAFGFTLLVLIPVPIAITHISAYFLPQVQFDFTSDIFNSGITLTLSLVCFGIDYLLYHRKGDVTDKK; via the coding sequence ATGACCGAACCAGATGAGTTACCATATAAGAAGCGTAATTATCGTTTATCCGAAAGAAGCAAGCGTATTATTTTGGTAATCGTTTCTGCGGCAGCACTTGTTGCTGGTTGCGTATGCCTGATTTGCGACTATTTTACTTCGGACAGTTTATCATGGTCACTGATTGCCGCTGCTTCAATCATAGCCGCATGGCTTATGATACTTCCAAGCCTGATTTCCAGAACGAAAATCGTTTTGAAAACCTTAGTTACGGTCAGTGCCATCCCTATCCCATTACTGGCAATCTTGTCCTTGCTATTGAATAAGTCAGTTATATTCACTTTGGGCATTTGCATAACACTGATTACGATTGCTGCTATCTGGATAATATACTGGATTTTCCGCAAGTGTGCGAAAAATTTGTGGCGGGCATTTGGTTTTACCCTTCTGGTTTTGATACCAGTGCCGATTGCAATTACCCATATTTCAGCTTATTTTTTGCCACAAGTCCAGTTTGATTTTACGTCTGACATATTCAACAGCGGAATTACCCTTACACTCTCTCTTGTATGCTTCGGGATAGATTATTTGCTTTACCATAGGAAAGGGGATGTAACAGACAAAAAATGA
- a CDS encoding DeoR family transcriptional regulator — MEVEFMTADTTLPPCMPLPRAMLRLPISSTAKVMYARMLDIVFLSGIEDANGILFIHFPIVELAAALARSTMTVKRSLNELEDAGLILRVRQGFGEPNKIYVLIPGKEDSRL; from the coding sequence ATGGAAGTTGAATTTATGACCGCAGACACCACCCTGCCGCCCTGTATGCCGCTGCCGAGAGCCATGCTGCGGCTCCCGATCAGCAGCACCGCCAAAGTCATGTACGCCCGGATGTTGGATATTGTTTTCCTGTCCGGCATAGAGGACGCCAACGGGATTTTATTTATCCATTTCCCCATCGTGGAACTGGCGGCGGCACTTGCCCGCAGCACCATGACCGTGAAGCGTTCCCTGAATGAATTGGAGGACGCTGGACTGATACTGCGAGTGCGTCAGGGCTTCGGGGAACCCAACAAAATATATGTACTCATTCCGGGGAAGGAGGACAGCCGCTTATGA
- a CDS encoding alpha/beta hydrolase gives MKTVLLHGLGQTAQDWKEVVRQLSTSSVECPELFSSTGNEISYSRILAELEQQYSNTTDPLYICGLSLGALLALDFTIRHGDKVASLVLVGAQYKVPTLLIDFQNLLFRCMPGKSFENMGLSKIDTIKLSHSMRSLDFTPQLNRVTCPVTIVCGEKDSANLKASKKLNELLPQATLQIVPGAGHEINKDAPEVIADILNNN, from the coding sequence ATGAAAACAGTTCTTTTACACGGATTGGGACAAACAGCGCAAGACTGGAAAGAGGTAGTGCGCCAGCTTTCAACTTCCAGTGTTGAATGCCCGGAACTTTTTTCTTCAACAGGAAATGAAATATCCTACTCCCGGATTTTAGCTGAACTGGAACAGCAGTATTCTAATACAACAGATCCGCTTTATATTTGTGGCCTATCGTTAGGGGCGCTACTCGCCCTCGATTTCACTATTCGTCATGGGGATAAAGTAGCTTCACTGGTCTTAGTTGGCGCACAATACAAAGTACCAACATTACTGATAGATTTTCAAAATCTCCTGTTCCGCTGTATGCCCGGCAAGAGTTTTGAAAACATGGGGCTATCAAAAATTGATACGATTAAGCTATCTCACTCAATGCGTTCATTGGATTTCACTCCGCAATTAAATAGGGTTACTTGTCCTGTCACTATTGTGTGCGGTGAAAAAGATAGCGCCAATCTAAAAGCGTCAAAGAAGTTAAATGAGTTACTTCCTCAAGCAACTTTGCAAATAGTCCCCGGTGCAGGGCATGAGATTAACAAAGATGCACCAGAAGTCATTGCTGACATACTCAATAATAATTGA
- a CDS encoding DUF3847 domain-containing protein: MNEKLEKLNQEIEKTEKKLRRAQHEEKILEHQIKTLTRKERTHRLCTRAAMLESYLPHPEAITDEQVSVFLKLLFRQDSTRQLMEKVFAGNGTEKEGAE, from the coding sequence ATGAATGAAAAGCTGGAAAAACTCAATCAGGAGATAGAGAAAACGGAAAAGAAGCTACGGAGGGCGCAGCATGAAGAAAAAATATTGGAACACCAGATAAAGACGTTGACACGGAAGGAACGAACGCACCGGCTTTGCACCAGAGCCGCCATGCTGGAAAGCTACCTTCCCCACCCGGAAGCCATCACGGATGAACAGGTCAGCGTATTTTTGAAGCTGCTGTTCCGTCAGGACAGCACCCGTCAGCTTATGGAAAAAGTATTCGCCGGAAACGGCACAGAGAAGGAGGGCGCAGAATGA
- a CDS encoding recombinase family protein produces the protein MKQPYNTTIYNTALYLRLSRDDELQGESGSIQTQRMMLRQYAAEHGLTVADEYIDDGWSGTNFERPSFQRMIDDIEDGKINCVVTKDLSRLGRNYILTGQYTDIYFPSKGVRYIAINDNVDTLNGESELAPFLNILNEMHARQTSKKVKAAMHTRFANGAHYGAYAPLGYVKDPDKKGHLLIDPETRWIVEKIFDLAVHGRGAASITRILVEEKVPTPGWLNYDRYGTFANIYAGAPAEKAYAWTIAQVKSILKEETYIGHSVHNKQSNISFKNKKKVRKPQEEWYRVENTHEAIISEEAFQKVQELIASRRRKRRNGTTQIFAGLIKCADCGWSLAYGENKQNKNPYGYYHCSKNGQGLRQCSMHYIRYDVLYAYVLTRLQYWSVLAQKDEDKLLKQLLNASDKERTFAKKKQAAELKKAEKRKAEVDGLFAKMYEDWSAGRITEYNFNMLSEKYQNEQKELETKIRQLHETMEAAVQTATDAEKWIALMKQYVNPVELTAELLNTLIEKITVHEAVKGEDGSREQEVEIYYRFIGKID, from the coding sequence GTGAAACAACCATACAATACAACGATTTATAACACAGCACTTTATTTGAGACTGAGCCGTGACGATGAATTACAGGGCGAAAGCGGCAGCATCCAGACTCAGCGCATGATGTTACGGCAGTACGCCGCCGAGCATGGGCTGACCGTGGCAGACGAGTACATTGACGATGGATGGAGCGGAACGAATTTTGAGCGTCCCAGCTTCCAGAGAATGATTGATGACATCGAGGATGGGAAAATCAACTGCGTTGTCACAAAGGATTTATCCCGTCTGGGAAGAAACTACATCCTGACCGGACAGTACACGGACATCTATTTCCCCAGCAAGGGTGTACGCTACATTGCCATCAATGACAATGTGGACACGCTCAACGGAGAAAGCGAGCTTGCCCCGTTCTTGAACATCCTGAATGAGATGCACGCCCGCCAGACCAGCAAAAAGGTCAAGGCTGCCATGCACACAAGGTTTGCCAATGGCGCACACTATGGAGCCTATGCACCGCTGGGCTATGTGAAAGACCCGGACAAAAAAGGTCATCTTCTGATTGACCCGGAAACCCGCTGGATTGTGGAGAAGATTTTTGACCTTGCCGTACACGGACGGGGAGCTGCCAGCATTACAAGGATTCTGGTGGAAGAAAAAGTACCTACCCCCGGCTGGCTGAACTATGACAGGTACGGGACTTTTGCAAATATCTACGCCGGTGCGCCCGCAGAAAAAGCCTATGCGTGGACGATTGCACAGGTCAAGAGCATTTTGAAAGAGGAAACCTACATCGGTCACAGCGTCCACAACAAGCAGAGCAACATTTCATTCAAGAACAAGAAGAAAGTGCGGAAGCCGCAGGAAGAATGGTATCGTGTGGAGAATACCCACGAAGCCATCATTTCCGAGGAAGCGTTCCAAAAGGTGCAGGAGCTGATTGCCAGCAGACGCAGGAAACGCAGAAACGGTACGACACAGATTTTTGCAGGACTGATAAAATGTGCTGACTGCGGCTGGTCTTTAGCCTATGGGGAAAACAAACAGAATAAAAACCCTTACGGCTACTACCATTGCAGCAAGAACGGACAGGGACTGCGTCAATGCTCCATGCACTATATCCGCTATGATGTGCTGTATGCCTATGTGCTTACGAGACTGCAATACTGGTCTGTACTGGCACAGAAAGACGAGGACAAGCTGTTGAAACAGCTGCTCAATGCCAGCGACAAAGAACGAACCTTTGCGAAGAAAAAGCAGGCTGCGGAGCTGAAAAAGGCAGAGAAGCGCAAAGCCGAGGTTGACGGGCTGTTTGCTAAGATGTATGAGGACTGGTCTGCCGGACGCATTACCGAGTATAACTTCAATATGCTTTCCGAGAAGTACCAGAACGAGCAAAAAGAGCTTGAAACAAAAATCCGGCAGCTTCACGAAACAATGGAAGCCGCCGTACAGACCGCAACGGACGCTGAAAAGTGGATTGCCCTGATGAAGCAGTATGTCAACCCTGTGGAGCTGACCGCAGAACTTCTGAACACTCTGATTGAAAAGATAACCGTCCATGAAGCTGTCAAGGGTGAGGACGGAAGCCGTGAGCAGGAAGTAGAAATCTACTACCGCTTTATCGGCAAAATCGACTGA
- the mobQ gene encoding MobQ family relaxase, whose protein sequence is MPPCPHFDLKIVQRSKRQSAVAAAAYQSGERLFSEYDQKQKYYSHKSEIVHTEIVLPPHAPPEYADRNTLWNAAEAIEKQWNSQLARRLVLAIPRDILPAQQADLIRDYCREFFVSKGMIADFAIHDKGDGNPHAHILFTMRGMDEQGRWLPKSRKVYDLDENGERIRLPSGNWKSHKEDTVDWNDQKYAEIWRQAWQDTANRYLEAIGSPERLNLKSYERQGIDKIPTVHMGPAVSYLERKGIQTNIGNLNRDIKAANSLMQSIRQMVHSLKGWLSGLKEKKAVLLKALEQVKEPTIPELLSRYLDMRSEERTGWTSKGKLKGTVGDFNKVMEALDFLRQKEISTVESLDAYLDKVSGEILSVKTDIKKSERRIKAIDTTLSHLANHGAYKEIYKKYASIGWKTRKEKFAAEHREELDAYLAANRFFKAHQEELPFDTKELKKERAQLSGELSEKNKGLQAVQEDMKLLRDVRNWINHVLPPEQRRAVAEPGKKPSLNEQLSWNIEGVKQREEQKRQQPRRQQKQDMEL, encoded by the coding sequence ATGCCACCATGCCCGCACTTTGACCTGAAAATCGTCCAGCGCAGCAAGCGCCAGTCTGCTGTCGCTGCCGCCGCCTACCAGAGCGGGGAACGGCTGTTTTCCGAATACGACCAGAAACAGAAATACTATTCCCATAAAAGCGAAATCGTCCACACCGAAATCGTGCTGCCACCCCACGCCCCGCCGGAGTACGCAGACCGCAATACCTTGTGGAACGCCGCCGAAGCCATAGAAAAACAATGGAACTCCCAGCTTGCCCGGAGACTGGTGCTTGCCATACCGAGGGATATTCTCCCGGCGCAGCAAGCCGACCTTATCCGGGACTACTGCCGGGAGTTTTTTGTTTCCAAAGGCATGATTGCCGACTTTGCCATCCATGACAAGGGGGACGGCAATCCCCACGCCCATATCCTCTTTACCATGCGGGGGATGGACGAACAGGGCAGGTGGCTCCCCAAGAGCCGGAAGGTGTACGACCTTGACGAGAACGGCGAGCGTATCCGGCTCCCGTCCGGGAACTGGAAAAGCCACAAAGAGGACACCGTGGACTGGAACGACCAGAAGTACGCCGAGATATGGCGGCAGGCGTGGCAGGACACGGCGAACCGCTATCTGGAAGCCATCGGCAGCCCGGAACGGCTGAACCTGAAATCCTATGAGCGTCAGGGGATAGATAAAATCCCCACCGTCCACATGGGGCCAGCGGTCAGCTATCTGGAACGGAAAGGCATACAGACCAACATCGGCAACCTGAACCGGGACATCAAAGCCGCCAATTCCCTCATGCAGTCTATCCGGCAGATGGTACACAGCTTAAAGGGCTGGCTGTCCGGCCTGAAAGAGAAAAAGGCGGTACTGCTGAAAGCACTGGAACAGGTAAAGGAGCCGACCATCCCCGAACTGCTTTCCCGGTATCTGGATATGCGGAGCGAGGAACGCACCGGCTGGACTTCCAAGGGGAAGCTAAAGGGAACCGTTGGCGATTTCAACAAGGTCATGGAAGCCCTTGACTTCCTGCGGCAGAAAGAGATTTCCACCGTGGAGAGCCTTGACGCCTATCTGGATAAGGTCAGCGGGGAGATACTTTCCGTCAAGACCGACATAAAAAAATCGGAACGCCGGATAAAGGCCATTGATACCACGCTTTCCCATCTTGCCAACCACGGAGCCTACAAAGAGATTTACAAGAAATACGCTTCCATCGGCTGGAAAACCCGGAAGGAGAAATTTGCCGCCGAACACCGGGAAGAACTGGACGCCTACCTTGCCGCCAACCGTTTCTTCAAAGCCCATCAGGAGGAACTGCCCTTTGATACGAAAGAATTGAAAAAGGAACGGGCGCAGCTTTCCGGGGAACTGTCTGAAAAGAATAAGGGATTGCAGGCGGTTCAGGAGGATATGAAGCTGCTGCGGGATGTGCGGAACTGGATAAACCATGTGTTGCCGCCGGAGCAGCGCCGAGCCGTGGCGGAGCCGGGAAAGAAACCGTCCCTCAACGAACAATTAAGCTGGAACATCGAGGGCGTGAAGCAGCGGGAAGAACAGAAACGCCAGCAGCCCCGCCGCCAGCAAAAACAGGATATGGAACTTTAA